From Streptomyces sp. NBC_01460, a single genomic window includes:
- a CDS encoding DMT family transporter — protein sequence MTPLVAAAVLAAAITHASWNAIAHAIRDQLLSFTLISGGGVLFGLLLACVAPLPAAGAWPYLLVSAGLHVAYMLLLMRSFTLGDFGQMYPIARGTAPLVVTVLAAVFLGERPDGWATAGVAVASAGLVGLALWGIRGSGKRPHWPAILAALATGLAIAGYTTVDGAGVRASGTPLGYIGWLMAVQGFAIPAYAYWRRRGELVEQLRPFAVRGLLGAALSVSAYGLVLWAQTKAPLAPIAALRESSIIVGAAIGTVFFKERFGAPRIAAAGLMVVGIGLMLHTS from the coding sequence GTGACCCCGCTGGTGGCGGCGGCCGTCCTGGCCGCCGCGATCACGCACGCCAGCTGGAACGCGATCGCGCACGCCATCCGCGACCAGTTGCTGTCCTTCACCCTGATCTCCGGCGGCGGGGTGCTGTTCGGCCTCCTGCTGGCCTGTGTCGCACCGCTCCCGGCGGCCGGCGCCTGGCCCTACCTGCTCGTCTCGGCGGGCCTGCACGTGGCGTACATGCTGTTGCTGATGCGGTCGTTCACCCTGGGCGACTTCGGCCAGATGTATCCCATCGCCCGGGGCACCGCTCCCCTCGTCGTGACGGTCCTGGCCGCCGTGTTCCTCGGCGAGCGCCCGGACGGCTGGGCGACCGCGGGCGTGGCGGTGGCCTCGGCGGGACTCGTCGGGCTGGCCCTGTGGGGCATCCGCGGCTCAGGCAAGCGCCCGCACTGGCCGGCGATCCTCGCGGCCCTCGCCACGGGCCTGGCCATCGCGGGCTACACCACGGTGGACGGGGCCGGGGTGCGCGCCTCGGGCACGCCACTCGGCTACATCGGCTGGCTGATGGCCGTGCAGGGCTTCGCCATCCCCGCCTACGCCTACTGGCGCAGACGGGGTGAACTGGTGGAACAGCTCAGGCCGTTCGCCGTGCGCGGGCTCCTGGGCGCCGCCCTGTCGGTCTCCGCGTACGGTCTCGTCCTGTGGGCGCAGACGAAGGCCCCGCTCGCTCCGATCGCCGCGCTCCGCGAGTCGTCGATCATCGTGGGCGCCGCGATAGGCACGGTGTTCTTCAAGGAGCGGTTCGGCGCCCCACGGATCGCGGCGGCCGGACTGATGGTGGTCGGCATCGGGCTGATGCTGCACACGAGCTGA
- the map gene encoding type I methionyl aminopeptidase: MIEILNPALLDRARDTGALVAEILQTMKSRSTVGTNLLDIDRWTKAMIAEAGAESCYVDYAPSFGRGPFGHYICTAVNDAVLHGRPRDHTLADGDLLTLDLAVSKRGVAADAAISFVVGTARPAESVAMIEATERALAAGIAAAGPGARIGDLSHAIGTSLGQAGYEINTEFGGHGIGSTMHQDPHVPNTGRPGRGYKLRPGLLLALEPWVMADTAELVTDADGWTLRSATGCRTAHSEHTIAITEDGAEILTLPKP, from the coding sequence ATGATCGAGATCCTGAACCCCGCCCTGCTGGACCGGGCGAGAGACACGGGCGCCCTCGTCGCGGAGATCCTGCAGACGATGAAGAGCCGGAGCACGGTCGGCACGAACCTCCTGGACATCGACCGGTGGACCAAGGCCATGATCGCCGAAGCGGGGGCGGAGTCCTGCTACGTCGACTACGCGCCCTCCTTCGGGCGCGGCCCGTTCGGCCACTACATCTGCACCGCCGTCAACGACGCCGTGCTCCACGGGCGGCCCCGTGACCACACGCTCGCCGACGGCGATCTGCTCACGCTCGACCTCGCCGTCTCCAAGCGCGGAGTCGCCGCGGACGCCGCGATCAGCTTCGTCGTCGGCACGGCGCGGCCCGCGGAGAGCGTCGCGATGATCGAGGCGACCGAGCGCGCACTGGCCGCGGGGATCGCCGCCGCCGGACCGGGGGCCCGGATCGGCGACCTCTCCCACGCCATCGGCACCTCCCTCGGCCAGGCCGGATACGAGATCAACACCGAGTTCGGCGGGCACGGCATCGGCTCGACGATGCACCAGGACCCGCACGTCCCGAACACCGGGCGGCCCGGCCGCGGCTACAAGCTGCGCCCCGGCCTGCTGCTGGCGCTGGAGCCGTGGGTGATGGCGGACACCGCCGAGCTCGTCACCGACGCCGACGGGTGGACCCTCCGGAGCGCGACGGGCTGCCGGACGGCACACAGCGAGCACACCATCGCCATCACCGAGGACGGAGCCGAGATCCTCACACTGCCGAAGCCCTAG
- a CDS encoding helix-turn-helix transcriptional regulator codes for MVRLPLTPAEVARGQHLGALLRRARGERSMLEVALAARVSPETLRKIESGRVATPAFPTIAVIADVLGLSLDAVWAEISRCDHGVGPADADLRAPEQLSA; via the coding sequence ATGGTCAGACTGCCGCTCACCCCCGCAGAGGTCGCACGCGGCCAACACCTCGGAGCCCTTCTGCGCCGGGCCCGGGGAGAACGCTCGATGCTGGAGGTCGCGCTCGCCGCGCGGGTCTCACCGGAGACGCTCAGGAAGATCGAGTCGGGCCGTGTGGCCACCCCCGCGTTCCCGACGATCGCGGTGATCGCCGATGTCCTCGGCCTCTCCCTCGACGCGGTGTGGGCGGAGATCAGCCGGTGCGACCACGGCGTCGGACCGGCGGACGCAGATCTCCGCGCACCTGAGCAACTGAGCGCGTAG
- a CDS encoding YbaK/EbsC family protein: MSTSDATPVASSSDAHPRFAEALQELGLQVEVRRFPDATRTAVEAAAAIGCDLSQIVKSLIFEADGVPVLVLMDGSSRVDVELVRSELGAGKVGRARADLVRETTGYAIGGVPPFGHRTKTRVLADRGLLAHQVVWAAAGHPHAVFRLDPATLIELAGGTLVDVRERTA, encoded by the coding sequence ATGAGCACTTCCGACGCCACACCCGTCGCGTCCTCCTCGGACGCCCATCCCCGGTTCGCGGAGGCCCTCCAGGAGCTGGGCCTCCAGGTCGAGGTACGCCGCTTCCCCGACGCCACCCGTACCGCGGTCGAGGCCGCCGCGGCGATCGGCTGCGACCTCAGCCAGATCGTCAAGTCCCTGATCTTCGAGGCGGACGGCGTGCCCGTCCTGGTCCTGATGGACGGTTCCTCGCGGGTGGACGTGGAGCTCGTGCGGAGCGAGCTGGGCGCCGGGAAGGTCGGGCGGGCCCGGGCCGACCTGGTGCGGGAGACCACCGGTTACGCGATCGGCGGGGTGCCGCCCTTCGGCCACCGTACGAAGACCCGGGTGCTGGCCGACCGCGGCCTGCTCGCCCACCAGGTGGTGTGGGCCGCCGCGGGCCACCCGCACGCCGTGTTCCGGCTCGACCCCGCCACCCTGATCGAGCTCGCGGGCGGCACTCTCGTGGACGTGCGCGAGCGGACCGCGTGA